In the genome of Calothrix sp. PCC 6303, the window TACAGACTACGGTATCCCATTAATTGGAACGCAAGATAATGGCTTTAACTTTTCAGTGCGATATCAACCATTTTAATACAAATATTCGAGAAAATGATGCCTATACTCAAATACTTGAAATAGTAAAGGGTGGCTCTAGAATGCCAGTCATCTAGATATTGGGAATATGACTGAGGCAAAAGAAGTTATACAGAAAGCGAAGATGATTTTACTAATGATGGGGATATAGAGACTTTAGAATTTGAGTTATAAGATAGGTAGGATCATTGTTATTTGAATCACGAATCCGAAGCGCTGAAATTACAAGAGATCATGCCTATTGCTTGTATAGCTAAATACTGAATAAAACTTAAACTCGAAAATGACGCTGTATCATTCTTGGATTACTATGACTTTCCACCCGCGAAGACTGGGGACGCTGATGATTCTGCACCAAAACCAAAGCTGCAACTGCAAGCAAAAAATAACCAAAACTTTTCTGAAGTCTATTAGCTGGAACAAATTCAGCCAAGTATGCACCGAAAATCGTCCCGATACTAGCAGCCACAATAAAAGATAACATCAAGTTCCAGTCTAACGAAACATGTCCCAAGTAACCCAAAAAGCCTGCGACTGAATTAAATACAATAATTAATAAGGATGTGCCGATTGCTTGTTTCATGGGTACATTTCCCAATAGTACCAAAGCGGGAACGATGGCAAATCCACCCCCAACACCAACTAACCCAGTTAGCACCCCAACCGCTAAACCTTCAGTCATTAACCACAACCAGCAATACTTGCACACAGGTGGGGGATAGAATGCCAGTGTATCATCTGCTGCCACAGGCTTGGAGCTACGACCAATCATAAACACCGCAGCCACCAACATCATGATTGCAAACAGCATCATTTGAAAGGTTTCCGTAACTACTGGTAGGGTAGCAATTTTTGCCCCTACAAATGCCCCCACCATCGTTGCCGAACCGAA includes:
- a CDS encoding sulfite exporter TauE/SafE family protein, which encodes MTWIIGHLLAACIGISLGLIGGGGSVLALPILVYVMGIPPKSAIAMTLVIVGTVSLLGVIPHWRAKNVNFKTALIFGSATMVGAFVGAKIATLPVVTETFQMMLFAIMMLVAAVFMIGRSSKPVAADDTLAFYPPPVCKYCWLWLMTEGLAVGVLTGLVGVGGGFAIVPALVLLGNVPMKQAIGTSLLIIVFNSVAGFLGYLGHVSLDWNLMLSFIVAASIGTIFGAYLAEFVPANRLQKSFGYFLLAVAALVLVQNHQRPQSSRVESHSNPRMIQRHFRV